The Prochlorococcus sp. MIT 1300 genome has a window encoding:
- the recN gene encoding DNA repair protein RecN encodes MLTVLRLQNIALIESLELSFEKGFSVLTGETGAGKSILLDALDALLGGAYGPLGSRLLRSGAQKGLIEGSFSLTSHVENFLIQKGFEVENKEITISREFRYKDSKLTTRFRLNGILINRNQILSIRPFLIDLTIQGQSQKLDSPTRQRDWLDLFGGQPLLLALDDTKKAWNIWKSANQKLLNAQVKLDETQVKREENLILLDELEAAELEDPSEDQNLAKEQDKLAHGVRLGEGINYLIQRLNDSEDRIPSAMDHLSMASHELKALSKLDSTLSVVYSQSMDLSNDLYDLIANLQNYIQSLESEPGRLDQIQARIDFLNRLKRRHSMDLKGILELRDCLRTQLYDENINKLVFKLEEEEAEYKNLRNKCNNNLSVLREQAAREFEMQLLNYLKPMGLSNLRFQIKLTSISPCEKGADEIQFLFSANPGQPLAPLTEVASGGEMSRFLLALKTTLSSIDMPGTFLFDEIDAGVSGRVSSSIANLLKQLARSQQVFCVTHQPLIAAAADHHFSVNKTVHKGITYSSVVELIDFQDRKNELAELAGGDIAQARNYAASLLDQQAA; translated from the coding sequence TTGCTCACAGTTTTGCGACTTCAAAATATTGCTCTTATAGAGAGTCTTGAGCTTAGCTTTGAAAAGGGTTTTTCTGTTCTTACTGGTGAGACCGGAGCAGGAAAATCCATTTTGCTTGATGCTTTGGATGCCTTGTTAGGTGGGGCATATGGACCTTTAGGAAGTAGGTTACTTCGTTCTGGTGCTCAGAAGGGTCTCATTGAAGGATCATTTTCGCTTACTTCACATGTGGAAAACTTTTTGATTCAGAAAGGTTTTGAAGTCGAAAATAAAGAAATTACCATAAGTCGTGAATTTAGATATAAGGATTCAAAGTTAACAACTCGCTTTCGATTAAATGGAATTTTAATTAATAGAAATCAAATTTTATCTATTAGACCGTTCTTAATTGATTTAACAATTCAAGGTCAATCTCAGAAATTGGATAGTCCAACGCGACAACGTGATTGGCTAGATTTATTTGGCGGACAACCTTTGCTTTTAGCTCTAGATGATACTAAGAAAGCCTGGAATATTTGGAAGTCTGCAAACCAAAAACTTTTAAATGCTCAAGTTAAGCTTGACGAGACTCAGGTAAAAAGGGAAGAGAATTTAATACTTTTAGATGAATTAGAAGCTGCTGAATTAGAAGATCCTTCTGAAGATCAAAACTTAGCAAAAGAACAAGATAAACTCGCTCATGGAGTTCGATTAGGCGAAGGAATAAATTATTTAATTCAACGGTTAAACGACTCTGAAGATAGAATTCCCTCTGCTATGGATCATTTATCAATGGCATCCCATGAATTGAAAGCATTAAGTAAATTAGACTCTACTTTGTCTGTTGTCTATAGTCAATCTATGGATTTAAGTAATGATTTGTATGACTTGATTGCTAACCTTCAGAATTATATCCAGAGTTTAGAGAGTGAACCTGGAAGATTGGATCAAATTCAAGCAAGAATAGATTTTCTTAATCGCCTTAAAAGAAGACATTCAATGGATCTTAAAGGTATTTTAGAATTAAGAGATTGCCTAAGAACGCAATTATACGATGAGAATATAAACAAGTTAGTCTTTAAGTTGGAGGAGGAAGAGGCTGAATATAAAAACTTAAGAAATAAATGCAACAACAATTTGTCTGTTCTTAGGGAGCAAGCTGCCAGAGAATTTGAGATGCAATTATTGAATTATTTGAAACCTATGGGATTGTCGAATTTACGTTTTCAGATCAAATTGACTTCTATTTCACCTTGTGAGAAAGGGGCTGATGAGATTCAATTTTTATTTTCCGCTAATCCAGGACAGCCTCTAGCTCCCCTTACAGAAGTTGCTTCAGGAGGAGAAATGTCTAGATTCCTCTTGGCCCTGAAAACGACCCTTTCATCTATTGATATGCCTGGCACTTTCCTTTTTGATGAGATAGATGCTGGTGTTAGTGGTCGTGTCAGCTCTTCTATAGCAAATCTGTTGAAGCAATTAGCCAGAAGTCAACAAGTTTTTTGTGTGACTCACCAGCCTTTAATTGCTGCAGCGGCCGATCATCATTTTTCTGTGAATAAGACCGTTCATAAAGGGATTACCTATTCATCTGTTGTTGAATTGATTGATTTTCAGGACCGTAAAAATGAACTTGCAGAGTTGGCAGGGGGTGATATTGCTCAAGCTAGAAACTATGCGGCCAGCTTGCTGGACCAGCAAGCTGCCTAA
- a CDS encoding HAD family hydrolase, whose amino-acid sequence MGLKLLHLNLHGLFRSHDLELGRDADTGGQTLYVLELLKGLASRPEVEQVDLVTRLIQDRKVSAEYSNPKEVVAPGASIIRLPFGPKRYLRKELLWPYLDDLADQLFDLYKQEEKRPDWIHAHYADAGYVAALVSRRLGIPMAFTGHSLGREKQRRLLEAGVDHEQIEQTYSISRRIDAEEVALAHSDLVITSTQHEADYQYSRYGRFQPERTVVVPPGVDSRRFYPSQKTVDTDEVNEILSPFLRKPELPPLLAISRAVRRKNIPALVEAYGRSSVLRQRHNLVLILGCREDPRQLEKQQREVFQQIFDLVDRYDLYGQVAYPKQHRRDQIPYFYSWARNRKGLFVNPALTEPFGLTLLEAAACGLPTVATDDGGPRDILARCQNGLLVDVTDLESLQDALEQAGSDRDQWRKWSDNGIEAISRHFSWDAHVCNYLALMQKNLEAEHRPSPVVLEQTVTNPLGDHLLLLDLDSNMELPEGEELIALRNNLEALNSHQSNKLGVLTGRSIKLARSRYSDLHLPEPSVWITSAGTEIYYGQEESFDNLWKDSIATDWDRNGVENALLDLKDHLVLQNQEHQTPYKVSYLLKEPGDSILPLVRKRLRVNHQVARPYLRCHWYLDVIPLRASRTEAIRHLVLRWGVPLEQVFVVASQQGDAELLRGLTNTLVPPIHDPSLESLKSQQRVFFASNTRSSGLIDGLNHYRLFSSR is encoded by the coding sequence GTGGGTTTAAAGCTCCTTCACTTGAATCTCCATGGTTTGTTCAGGTCTCATGATCTTGAATTAGGGAGAGATGCAGATACTGGTGGGCAGACTTTATATGTTTTAGAACTCTTGAAGGGATTAGCAAGTAGGCCTGAAGTAGAACAGGTTGATTTAGTTACTCGTTTAATTCAGGATAGAAAGGTTTCTGCTGAATATTCAAATCCTAAAGAAGTCGTGGCACCTGGTGCCTCGATTATTAGATTACCTTTTGGACCTAAGAGATATCTTAGGAAAGAATTGTTGTGGCCTTATTTAGATGATTTGGCAGATCAATTATTTGATCTGTACAAGCAAGAAGAAAAACGTCCGGATTGGATCCATGCCCATTATGCAGATGCTGGATATGTAGCTGCTTTAGTCAGTCGTCGTTTAGGAATTCCAATGGCTTTTACTGGACACTCTTTAGGCCGGGAGAAACAACGTAGATTATTAGAAGCAGGAGTTGATCATGAACAGATTGAACAAACTTATTCAATTAGTCGTAGAATTGATGCTGAAGAAGTTGCTTTAGCTCATAGCGATTTGGTTATTACTAGTACACAACATGAAGCTGATTATCAATATTCGCGGTATGGACGCTTTCAACCTGAACGAACCGTGGTTGTTCCTCCAGGAGTTGACTCCAGACGCTTTTATCCTTCCCAGAAGACAGTTGATACTGATGAGGTAAATGAAATTCTGAGCCCCTTTTTACGTAAGCCAGAATTACCCCCTTTGTTAGCAATATCTCGAGCAGTACGTAGAAAAAATATACCAGCTTTAGTAGAGGCTTATGGTCGTTCTTCAGTACTTAGGCAACGTCATAATCTTGTTTTGATTCTTGGTTGTCGGGAAGATCCCCGACAGTTGGAAAAGCAACAACGAGAGGTTTTTCAACAGATTTTTGATTTAGTTGATCGATATGATTTATATGGGCAAGTTGCTTACCCTAAACAACATCGACGAGATCAGATTCCTTATTTTTATAGTTGGGCAAGAAATAGAAAGGGTTTATTTGTGAACCCTGCTTTGACGGAGCCATTCGGCTTGACTTTGCTTGAAGCTGCTGCCTGTGGTTTGCCAACGGTTGCAACTGATGATGGTGGGCCTCGTGACATTCTTGCTCGTTGCCAAAACGGGCTTTTGGTGGACGTCACTGATTTGGAATCCCTTCAAGATGCTCTTGAACAGGCAGGCAGTGATCGCGATCAGTGGAGAAAATGGAGTGATAATGGTATAGAGGCTATAAGTCGACATTTCAGTTGGGATGCTCATGTTTGTAATTACTTAGCTTTAATGCAAAAGAATTTGGAGGCTGAGCACCGTCCTTCCCCTGTTGTTCTTGAGCAAACAGTCACTAATCCTTTGGGTGACCATTTGTTATTACTTGATTTAGATAGCAATATGGAGCTCCCTGAAGGTGAAGAATTAATCGCGCTTAGAAATAACTTAGAAGCCTTAAATTCGCATCAATCTAATAAGCTAGGTGTTCTAACTGGTCGCTCTATAAAATTAGCTAGAAGTCGTTATTCAGATTTGCATTTACCAGAACCTTCAGTCTGGATCACCTCTGCAGGTACAGAGATATATTATGGCCAAGAGGAGTCTTTTGACAATCTATGGAAGGATTCAATAGCAACGGATTGGGACCGTAATGGAGTAGAAAATGCTTTACTTGATTTGAAAGATCATTTAGTTCTTCAAAATCAAGAACATCAAACTCCATATAAGGTGAGTTATCTTTTAAAAGAACCTGGCGATTCCATATTACCTTTGGTTAGAAAGCGATTAAGAGTTAATCATCAGGTAGCGAGACCTTATTTGCGTTGCCATTGGTACCTGGATGTAATTCCATTGCGAGCTTCTCGTACCGAGGCTATTCGCCATTTGGTTTTGCGATGGGGTGTTCCCTTGGAGCAAGTTTTTGTAGTTGCGAGTCAACAAGGGGATGCAGAATTGCTACGGGGTTTGACGAATACATTGGTACCACCAATTCACGATCCCTCGTTGGAAAGCTTGAAATCTCAGCAAAGAGTCTTTTTTGCTTCAAATACCCGCTCTTCAGGCTTGATAGATGGATTAAATCATTATCGTTTATTCTCTAGTCGTTAA
- the thrC gene encoding threonine synthase — protein sequence MSLINKLIRPFAATGSQCIWPGLIEAYRPFLPVSEKTPVITLQEGATPLIPVQSIANRIGRGVKVFVKYDGLNPTGSFKDRGMTMALSKAKEENSEAVICASTGNTSASAAAYAKRGGMKAFVLIPDGYVAQGKLAQALVYGAEVISIKGNFDAALEIVQKMSDQYPITLVNSVNPYRLQGQKTAAFEIIDSLGDAPDWLCIPMGNAGNISAYWMGFKEYFKHKKAKKLPKMMGFQASGSAPLVQNKIIKEPETIATAIRIGNPVNREKAINAKIESKGEFLAVTDEEIVEAYKMLASKEGIFCEPASAASVAGLLKRKDNIPLNSTIVCVLTGNGLKDPDCAISNNDAVFHIKVENNLDVVAKTMGF from the coding sequence GTGTCTCTAATTAACAAGCTTATACGACCCTTTGCTGCTACTGGGTCACAGTGCATATGGCCAGGGCTGATAGAAGCCTATAGACCTTTTCTGCCGGTCTCTGAAAAAACCCCTGTTATCACTCTTCAAGAAGGGGCTACTCCATTGATTCCAGTTCAATCAATAGCCAATCGTATAGGTAGAGGCGTAAAAGTATTTGTGAAATACGACGGATTGAATCCAACAGGATCTTTTAAAGATAGAGGAATGACAATGGCATTGAGCAAAGCTAAAGAAGAAAACTCTGAAGCAGTCATTTGTGCCAGCACTGGAAACACCTCTGCATCAGCTGCTGCATATGCGAAAAGAGGTGGAATGAAAGCCTTTGTTTTAATACCTGATGGATACGTTGCTCAAGGGAAACTAGCTCAAGCACTTGTATATGGAGCAGAAGTTATCTCCATTAAAGGAAACTTTGACGCAGCATTAGAAATAGTGCAGAAAATGTCGGATCAATACCCAATTACTCTAGTTAATTCTGTAAATCCATATCGGCTTCAAGGACAAAAAACTGCTGCTTTTGAAATTATTGATAGCCTTGGTGATGCACCTGATTGGCTATGTATTCCAATGGGGAATGCTGGCAATATAAGTGCTTACTGGATGGGTTTTAAAGAGTATTTTAAACATAAAAAAGCAAAAAAATTACCAAAAATGATGGGTTTTCAAGCAAGTGGTTCAGCACCTTTAGTCCAAAATAAAATAATAAAGGAGCCTGAAACGATTGCAACAGCAATAAGAATAGGCAATCCAGTTAATAGGGAGAAAGCTATTAACGCTAAAATTGAAAGCAAAGGTGAATTTCTTGCTGTTACTGATGAAGAAATCGTAGAAGCATACAAAATGCTAGCCTCTAAAGAAGGTATTTTTTGTGAGCCAGCAAGTGCTGCATCAGTCGCCGGATTGCTAAAAAGAAAAGACAATATTCCACTTAATTCTACTATTGTTTGTGTTTTGACGGGCAATGGATTAAAAGATCCAGATTGTGCTATTTCAAATAATGATGCTGTATTTCATATAAAAGTTGAAAATAATCTAGATGTTGTAGCTAAAACAATGGGATTTTAA
- a CDS encoding AarF/ABC1/UbiB kinase family protein, producing MKQELGDFIEASGLLEYDPTAITKIYKGHPKRLFKRLWQTLIPIGLYLLGIAADKIVGLLENTTRAKARAKEFAELLVSLGPAFIKAGQALSSRPDIIPGILLEELAQLQDQLPGFDSELAMACIEEDLEKPVEEIFEHLDKEPISAASLGQVHKGKLKTGEKIAVKIQRPGLREQITLDLYIVRNIAKWLNKYVGLIRSDLVALIDELGRRVFEEMDYLNEANNAEKFKHLHAHNKMICVPKIFPKATSRRVLTMEWVDGVKLTNLKAVKRLGIDPNKMVDIGVNCSLQQLLEHGFFHADPHPGNLLALKDGRLCYLDFGMMSEVTRESRTGLIKAVVHLVNKRFGKLSKDFVQLGFLSEDVNLEPIVPEFEKVFTQAIEMGVSTMDFKSVTDDLSGVMYKFPFKVPPYYALIIRSLITLEGIALSVDPNFKILGAAYPYFARRLMEDPDPQLRSSLKEMLFDGDTFRWQRLQNLIASAASQAELDLETLLDQVLDLLFSKKGGFLRDELVESLIKQIDILGWQAFLKAKKKLKEPFKKNQVFQEDNINSIDLRSLVPLRDLYNVLQKTPGYSPELIFKKIPRLINEKDTRKMSLKVAKGVAEKGIVRLIKVAAKVQN from the coding sequence ATGAAACAAGAACTTGGGGATTTCATCGAAGCATCGGGATTGCTCGAGTACGACCCCACGGCAATTACCAAAATCTATAAGGGACATCCCAAAAGACTCTTTAAAAGACTTTGGCAAACCCTGATTCCGATAGGACTGTACTTATTGGGCATAGCTGCCGACAAAATTGTTGGGTTGCTTGAAAACACAACCAGGGCCAAAGCAAGAGCTAAAGAATTTGCAGAGCTTTTAGTAAGCCTAGGTCCAGCATTTATCAAGGCTGGACAAGCCTTGTCATCCAGACCAGACATCATTCCTGGAATCTTGCTAGAGGAGTTAGCACAATTACAAGACCAACTCCCAGGCTTCGATAGCGAACTGGCAATGGCTTGCATTGAAGAAGATCTAGAAAAACCAGTTGAAGAAATCTTTGAACATTTAGATAAAGAACCCATATCTGCAGCTTCTTTAGGCCAAGTTCATAAAGGTAAATTAAAAACTGGTGAAAAAATTGCGGTAAAAATACAAAGGCCAGGGCTCAGAGAGCAGATAACTCTAGATTTATACATTGTAAGGAATATTGCAAAATGGCTAAATAAATATGTTGGTTTAATTCGGAGCGATTTAGTCGCTTTGATAGATGAGTTAGGAAGAAGAGTCTTTGAAGAAATGGATTATCTTAACGAGGCAAATAATGCAGAAAAATTTAAACATTTACATGCTCACAACAAAATGATATGTGTTCCAAAGATATTTCCAAAAGCAACTAGCAGAAGGGTTCTAACGATGGAATGGGTAGATGGCGTAAAACTGACAAATTTAAAGGCTGTCAAACGTTTAGGTATTGATCCGAATAAAATGGTTGATATAGGAGTAAATTGCAGTCTTCAACAATTACTAGAGCACGGCTTTTTTCACGCTGATCCCCATCCTGGAAATTTATTAGCTTTAAAAGACGGACGGTTGTGTTATCTTGATTTTGGCATGATGAGTGAAGTAACAAGAGAATCAAGAACAGGGCTTATCAAAGCAGTTGTTCACCTAGTAAATAAACGATTTGGAAAGCTATCCAAAGACTTTGTGCAGCTAGGTTTTTTGTCAGAGGATGTTAATCTTGAGCCAATAGTACCTGAATTTGAAAAGGTTTTTACACAGGCAATAGAAATGGGTGTAAGTACTATGGATTTCAAAAGTGTCACAGATGATCTATCTGGTGTTATGTATAAATTTCCCTTTAAGGTTCCTCCTTATTATGCATTAATAATTAGATCTTTAATAACCTTAGAAGGCATAGCTTTAAGCGTTGATCCAAATTTTAAAATCCTTGGGGCCGCATACCCTTATTTTGCAAGAAGATTAATGGAGGATCCTGACCCTCAACTGAGATCTAGCCTCAAAGAAATGTTGTTTGACGGTGATACATTTAGATGGCAAAGACTACAAAATCTTATAGCCAGTGCCGCCAGCCAAGCCGAATTAGATCTAGAAACTCTGTTAGATCAGGTTTTAGATTTGTTATTCTCTAAAAAAGGTGGTTTTCTCAGAGATGAACTTGTAGAGAGCCTAATTAAACAAATAGATATTCTAGGATGGCAAGCATTCCTAAAAGCAAAGAAAAAATTGAAAGAACCATTTAAAAAAAATCAAGTTTTTCAAGAAGATAATATTAATAGCATCGACCTGAGAAGCCTTGTACCTCTTCGAGATTTATACAACGTACTTCAAAAGACTCCCGGTTATAGTCCAGAATTAATTTTTAAAAAAATACCTAGATTAATCAACGAAAAAGATACAAGAAAAATGAGCTTAAAAGTTGCGAAAGGCGTAGCAGAAAAAGGAATAGTTAGATTGATAAAAGTAGCAGCTAAAGTTCAAAACTAA
- the uvrA gene encoding excinuclease ABC subunit UvrA, translating to MGLDASGQIGSRSGKSAKNSVQSVEDLITVRGARQHNLKNINIAFPRNKLIVFTGVSGSGKSSLAFDTIFAEGQRRYVESLSAYARQFLGQVDKPDVDAIEGLSPAISIDQKSTSHNPRSTVGTVTEIQDYLRLLYGRAGDPHCPKCGRPIRPQTIDEMVDQILTLSEGTRYQLLAPVIRGKKGTHSRLLSGLASEGFARVRINNEVRELADNIELDKNHVHTIEVVVDRLIARDGIQERLTDSLKTTLKRGEGLALLEIVPKANEELPEGVERERLYSENFACPIHGAVMEELSPRLFSFNSPYGACPTCHGIGHLRRFTLDRVIPDPTLPVYAAVAPWSEKDNSYYFSLLYSVGEAFGFEIKTPWKDLTNEQQHILLHGSKEPILIQADSRYKKSSGYMRPFEGILPILERQLRDASGESARQKLEKFLELVPCETCKGLRLRPEALAVKVGPFSINELTSISVGETLERIEKLMGLGASEGIAPLLTSRQIQIADLVLKEIRMRLLFLLDVGLDYLTLDRPAMTLSGGEAQRIRLATQIGAGLTGVLYVLDEPSIGLHQRDNDRLLATLKRLRDLGNTLVVVEHDEETIRAADYVVDIGPGAGIHGGEIVAEGDVSELLRSKNSLTGAYLSRKLSIPTPSERRSSTNRRLRLVDCDKNNLKNITVDFPLGKLVAVTGVSGSGKSTLINELLHPALNHSLGLKVPFPKGLGELRGIQSVDKVIVIDQSPIGRTPRSNPATYTGAFDPIRQIFAATIEAKARGYQVGQFSFNVKGGRCEACKGQGVNVIEMNFLPDVFVQCEVCKGARFNRETLQVKYKGFTIADVLEMTVEQAADVFSAIPQASDRLRTLVDVGLGYVKLGQPAPTLSGGEAQRVKLATELSRRATGKTLYLIDEPTTGLSFYDVHKLMDVLQRLVDKGNSVIVIEHNLDVIRCSDWIIDLGPEGGDRGGEVLVTGTPEVVANHPRSHTAHYLKKVLESHPPQASLKE from the coding sequence ATGGGTCTGGACGCGTCAGGGCAAATTGGTTCTAGATCGGGCAAGTCAGCTAAGAACAGTGTTCAGTCAGTTGAGGACCTGATCACTGTTCGAGGTGCTCGCCAGCACAATCTGAAGAACATTAATATCGCTTTTCCTCGGAATAAGTTGATAGTTTTTACTGGTGTTAGTGGAAGTGGTAAAAGCTCTTTAGCTTTTGATACGATTTTTGCTGAAGGTCAGCGTCGTTATGTAGAAAGTCTATCTGCATATGCGCGACAATTTTTAGGACAAGTTGATAAGCCTGACGTTGATGCAATAGAAGGTTTGTCACCAGCAATATCAATAGATCAAAAATCAACGAGCCATAATCCACGCTCAACGGTTGGTACTGTTACTGAAATACAAGATTATTTGAGATTGTTATATGGTCGAGCGGGTGATCCTCATTGTCCTAAGTGTGGTCGACCAATTCGTCCACAGACTATTGACGAAATGGTCGATCAAATTCTTACACTTTCAGAAGGTACTAGATATCAATTATTAGCCCCTGTTATTCGAGGAAAGAAAGGCACTCATTCTAGGTTGCTTAGTGGACTTGCTTCAGAAGGATTCGCTAGAGTCCGTATTAATAATGAGGTACGAGAGCTAGCCGATAATATTGAATTAGATAAAAACCATGTGCATACTATCGAGGTTGTTGTTGATCGATTAATAGCTAGAGATGGAATACAAGAACGTTTGACAGACTCATTAAAGACAACGCTGAAACGCGGTGAAGGACTGGCTTTATTAGAAATTGTTCCTAAAGCGAATGAAGAGCTGCCTGAAGGGGTGGAAAGAGAAAGGCTTTATTCTGAAAATTTTGCATGTCCTATACACGGCGCTGTAATGGAGGAACTGTCTCCAAGACTATTTTCTTTCAATAGTCCCTATGGTGCTTGCCCTACATGTCATGGTATTGGTCATCTTCGTAGATTTACTTTAGATAGGGTTATTCCTGATCCAACACTCCCTGTTTATGCAGCAGTAGCGCCTTGGAGTGAAAAAGATAATTCTTATTATTTTTCTTTACTTTATTCTGTTGGTGAAGCATTTGGCTTTGAAATTAAAACCCCTTGGAAGGACCTAACAAATGAACAGCAACATATTTTGTTGCATGGGAGTAAAGAGCCTATTTTAATACAAGCTGATAGTAGATATAAAAAAAGTTCTGGTTATATGCGTCCTTTTGAAGGGATACTTCCTATACTTGAAAGGCAGTTAAGAGATGCAAGTGGAGAGTCAGCAAGGCAAAAATTAGAAAAATTTCTTGAACTGGTTCCATGTGAAACTTGTAAAGGTCTTAGACTTCGCCCAGAGGCTTTGGCAGTAAAAGTTGGTCCATTTTCTATTAATGAACTAACGTCTATCAGTGTAGGAGAAACTTTAGAGAGAATTGAGAAACTTATGGGGCTTGGGGCCTCAGAAGGGATTGCACCACTTCTGACGTCACGTCAAATACAAATTGCTGATTTAGTCTTAAAAGAAATAAGAATGCGTTTGCTTTTTCTTCTTGATGTAGGGCTTGATTATTTAACTTTAGATAGACCTGCTATGACGCTTTCTGGTGGAGAGGCCCAAAGAATACGGTTGGCCACTCAAATAGGTGCAGGTTTAACAGGAGTGCTTTATGTATTAGATGAACCTAGTATTGGTCTACATCAAAGAGATAATGATCGCCTATTAGCGACCCTCAAGCGCTTAAGAGATTTAGGAAATACACTTGTTGTTGTTGAGCATGATGAGGAAACTATTAGAGCTGCAGATTATGTCGTAGATATTGGTCCCGGAGCAGGTATTCATGGAGGCGAAATTGTTGCAGAAGGTGATGTTAGTGAATTGCTGAGATCAAAGAATTCGCTCACTGGAGCTTATTTGAGTAGAAAACTTTCTATTCCAACACCTAGTGAAAGGCGATCTTCAACTAATAGACGGTTGAGGTTAGTTGATTGCGATAAAAATAATTTGAAAAACATTACAGTTGATTTTCCACTCGGTAAGTTAGTAGCTGTTACCGGTGTTAGTGGTAGTGGTAAGAGCACGCTAATCAACGAACTTTTGCACCCTGCCCTGAATCATTCTTTAGGCCTAAAAGTTCCTTTTCCTAAAGGTTTAGGAGAATTAAGGGGTATTCAATCTGTCGATAAAGTAATTGTTATTGATCAATCACCTATAGGACGCACTCCTCGTTCCAATCCTGCTACTTATACTGGAGCTTTTGATCCAATCAGGCAAATTTTTGCAGCCACAATTGAAGCTAAAGCTAGGGGTTATCAGGTTGGACAATTTAGTTTTAATGTTAAAGGAGGAAGGTGTGAGGCCTGTAAAGGACAAGGAGTAAATGTTATTGAAATGAATTTTTTGCCTGATGTGTTTGTACAATGTGAAGTATGTAAGGGTGCACGTTTTAATAGAGAGACACTTCAAGTTAAATATAAAGGTTTTACAATTGCTGACGTATTAGAGATGACAGTAGAGCAAGCAGCAGATGTCTTCTCGGCAATTCCTCAGGCGTCAGATCGATTGAGAACTTTGGTAGATGTAGGATTGGGATATGTAAAATTGGGGCAACCAGCTCCTACGTTGTCAGGAGGAGAAGCTCAGCGAGTGAAGCTTGCAACGGAGCTTTCACGAAGAGCAACTGGTAAGACTCTGTATTTGATTGATGAGCCAACTACTGGTTTAAGTTTTTATGATGTACACAAATTGATGGATGTTTTACAGCGTCTTGTTGATAAAGGCAATTCAGTTATTGTTATTGAGCACAATTTAGATGTAATTCGTTGTTCTGATTGGATTATTGACCTAGGACCTGAAGGAGGAGATAGAGGTGGTGAGGTATTGGTTACAGGTACTCCGGAGGTAGTTGCTAACCATCCAAGGAGTCATACAGCCCATTATCTTAAAAAGGTTCTTGAAAGTCACCCTCCTCAGGCTTCTCTTAAGGAGTGA
- a CDS encoding alpha/beta hydrolase: protein MKIKPSNLIKAIFGAGISLLINCPRGQSAEHIAFMSGAFKRTIPVSDLEYLANTGKTRGLLSDIIRLSNQDPKKIANLLSEKVELKLLVTSRLMHSKIGNVIIGRTTKVIYPSKVSKQSVSIPAIRSAAIKAIYQEQGKINLIDFIKAYPNRVMTVNIPELSKVLGKIESISDLIRFFSNSPLERLKEPKAKA from the coding sequence ATGAAGATCAAACCCAGTAACCTAATAAAAGCAATCTTCGGGGCTGGAATAAGTTTGCTAATTAATTGTCCAAGAGGACAAAGTGCAGAACATATAGCATTTATGAGCGGAGCCTTTAAACGAACTATACCTGTTTCAGACTTGGAATATCTAGCAAACACAGGCAAGACAAGAGGTCTTCTATCGGATATAATTAGACTAAGCAATCAAGATCCTAAAAAAATTGCTAATCTTTTAAGTGAAAAGGTTGAACTAAAGCTTTTAGTAACCAGCAGATTAATGCATAGCAAAATTGGAAATGTTATTATAGGAAGAACTACAAAAGTTATTTATCCAAGTAAAGTAAGCAAACAATCTGTAAGTATACCTGCGATTAGATCAGCCGCCATCAAAGCGATTTATCAAGAACAAGGAAAAATAAATCTGATAGATTTTATAAAAGCTTATCCAAATAGAGTTATGACAGTCAATATTCCCGAACTCTCTAAAGTTTTAGGAAAAATAGAGTCTATATCTGATTTAATCAGATTTTTCTCTAATTCTCCCCTAGAACGTCTTAAAGAGCCTAAGGCGAAGGCCTAA